One part of the Thermoanaerobacterium sp. CMT5567-10 genome encodes these proteins:
- a CDS encoding D-alanine--D-alanine ligase, which produces MKIVVLAGGLSPERDVSLSSGCLIANALLENGHKVLLLDLYKGLNFDNDFDELFLNSEIKRYQYSVPKHEPDLDKLMLEADNGKALIGKNVIKICRSADVVFLALHGSIGENGQLQAVFDSFGICYTGTGYIGSLLAMDKALSKELMRFNKLPTPDWKIFDLRKDYVDYILDGIGLPCVIKPCSCGSSIGVSIVKNENELSKAIEYAKKYENRLLIEKVIEGREFSVGILNGKALPVIEIIPNIGFYDYKNKYQPGLTKEICPAQISQRLTQKLQDQALKVHEILRLGDYSRIDFIVDDKDNVYCLEANTLPGMTPTSLLPQEANAIGLSYNELCEKIVSLALRRN; this is translated from the coding sequence ATGAAAATTGTCGTACTGGCAGGAGGATTAAGCCCGGAAAGAGATGTATCACTATCGTCCGGTTGTTTAATTGCAAATGCTTTACTGGAAAATGGTCATAAAGTATTGCTTTTGGATTTATACAAAGGATTGAATTTTGATAATGACTTTGATGAATTGTTTTTAAACAGCGAAATAAAAAGATATCAATACAGTGTTCCGAAGCATGAACCTGATTTGGATAAATTGATGCTCGAAGCCGATAACGGGAAAGCACTTATAGGGAAAAATGTAATCAAGATTTGTAGGTCTGCCGATGTGGTATTTCTTGCTTTGCATGGCTCCATTGGTGAAAACGGACAATTGCAAGCCGTATTTGATTCCTTTGGAATTTGTTACACAGGAACGGGCTATATTGGAAGTCTACTGGCGATGGACAAGGCTTTATCAAAAGAATTGATGCGTTTTAATAAATTGCCCACGCCCGATTGGAAAATATTTGATCTAAGAAAAGATTATGTCGATTATATTTTGGATGGCATAGGCCTTCCATGCGTAATAAAACCTTGTAGTTGCGGATCCAGTATTGGCGTATCTATTGTAAAAAACGAAAACGAGTTAAGCAAGGCAATTGAATATGCGAAAAAGTATGAAAACCGCTTGTTGATAGAGAAAGTGATTGAAGGACGTGAGTTTTCTGTTGGAATTTTGAATGGAAAGGCTCTGCCTGTTATTGAAATCATCCCTAATATTGGTTTTTATGATTACAAGAATAAATACCAGCCTGGCTTAACAAAAGAAATATGCCCAGCTCAAATTTCACAAAGATTAACTCAAAAACTTCAAGATCAAGCTTTAAAAGTACATGAAATCTTGCGACTTGGAGATTATTCAAGAATCGATTTTATAGTGGATGATAAGGACAATGTATATTGTCTTGAAGCAAACACATTGCCGGGCATGACACCAACAAGTTTATTGCCGCAGGAGGCTAATGCAATAGGACTATCATATAACGAGTTATGTGAAAAGATAGTATCACTTGCTTTACGTAGAAATTAA
- a CDS encoding DUF1413 domain-containing protein: MIWNRTPRQNRLMFVTLFLNCVNKVEGKIKAIEKILSNQPRYKKIDL, from the coding sequence ATGATATGGAACAGAACACCTAGACAAAATCGGCTTATGTTTGTAACTTTATTTTTAAACTGTGTAAATAAGGTGGAGGGTAAAATAAAAGCGATTGAAAAAATACTATCTAATCAGCCGAGGTATAAAAAGATCGATCTTTGA
- a CDS encoding type II toxin-antitoxin system RelE/ParE family toxin, with the protein MVNLKISPKAQKDMLEIKEYIFEELGNPTAATNVLAKITKRFRDLMEFPLIGAPLSSVIKIETSYRYLTCGQYTAFYRYENDTVYVDRVLYGRRDFMRILFGDVAKEEDN; encoded by the coding sequence ATGGTTAATCTTAAAATCTCGCCCAAAGCGCAAAAGGATATGCTGGAGATAAAAGAATACATCTTCGAGGAATTAGGTAATCCTACAGCAGCAACAAATGTGCTGGCCAAAATCACCAAACGATTCAGAGATCTTATGGAATTCCCGTTGATTGGAGCACCATTGTCTTCTGTTATTAAAATTGAGACAAGCTATCGTTACCTTACGTGTGGGCAATATACAGCTTTTTACCGTTATGAAAATGATACTGTATATGTGGACAGAGTGCTATATGGTAGACGAGATTTTATGCGAATCCTCTTTGGGGATGTTGCAAAGGAAGAAGACAACTGA
- a CDS encoding type II toxin-antitoxin system prevent-host-death family antitoxin yields the protein MPNIKPISDLRNYNEVLRSIEEGSPVFLTKNGRGRYVVMDMREYEKMQAKLKLLTELAKGEKAGQENGWLTIDKLEASLEVTDG from the coding sequence ATGCCTAACATTAAGCCGATTTCCGATTTAAGGAATTACAATGAAGTGTTGCGCAGCATAGAGGAAGGTTCACCGGTTTTTTTAACAAAAAATGGCCGTGGACGCTATGTGGTTATGGATATGCGGGAATATGAAAAAATGCAGGCAAAATTAAAATTGCTTACTGAACTTGCTAAAGGTGAAAAAGCGGGACAGGAAAATGGATGGCTAACCATTGATAAACTAGAAGCATCCCTGGAGGTAACGGATGGTTAA